The Streptomyces sp. NBC_00440 genome contains a region encoding:
- a CDS encoding ankyrin repeat domain-containing protein has product MSEAPDPEVVELATKVFDLARQGEADALAAYVDAGVPANLTNDRGDTLVMLAAYHGHAATVEALITRGAEADRANDRGQTPLAGAVFKGEDAVIRALLAGGADPEAGTPSAVDTARMFGKTELVELFGAR; this is encoded by the coding sequence ATGAGCGAGGCTCCGGACCCCGAGGTGGTCGAGCTGGCGACGAAGGTCTTCGACCTCGCCAGGCAGGGGGAGGCCGACGCGCTCGCCGCGTACGTCGACGCGGGGGTCCCGGCGAACCTCACCAACGACCGCGGCGACACCCTGGTGATGCTCGCCGCCTACCACGGCCACGCGGCGACTGTGGAGGCCCTCATCACCCGCGGCGCCGAGGCCGACCGGGCCAACGACCGGGGCCAGACCCCGCTGGCCGGTGCGGTCTTCAAGGGCGAGGACGCGGTGATCCGCGCCCTGCTCGCCGGTGGCGCCGATCCGGAGGCCGGGACTCCGTCCGCCGTGGATACCGCGCGGATGTTTGGGAAGACGGAGCTGGTGGAGCTGTTCGGCGCCCGCTGA